A window from Leishmania mexicana MHOM/GT/2001/U1103 complete genome, chromosome 33 encodes these proteins:
- a CDS encoding putative amastin-like surface protein, whose protein sequence is MAYNINILIYVVLQFIAFVFVLVATPIDMFRGRNGLFLNFCLTLWGIKWGCSNTSYHLTSEEVWVNCSERRNRFRAAEGLAVISIVLYGAAFVLGAILLFSCPLFRWVCLVLNILGMLTVGIVWVAMVLTYYVDEHENCPEMKLFFNYGAGFALFVIAWCLDIINIVFLMIRCDDQRVDANEHPELLTRPGGEEVK, encoded by the coding sequence ATGGCGTACAACATCAACATTCTCATCTACGTCGTCCTCCAGTTCATCGCGTTCGTTTTCGTGCTGGTGGCTACGCCGATCGACATGTTCCGCGGCAGGAACGGTTTGTTCTTGAATTTTTGCCTGACGTTATGGGGTATAAAATGGGGTTGCTCCAACACCTCGTACCATCTCACGTCGGAGGAGGTGTGGGTCAATTGTTCGGAGCGCCGCAACCGTTTCCGCGCTGCTGAGGGATTGGCTGTGATCTCCATCGTGCTGTACGGCGCGGCGTTCGTCTTGGGCGCCATTTTGCTGTTCTCCTGCCCTCTCTTCCGGTGGGTGTGCCTGGTTCTCAACATCCTTGGCATGCTCACCGTGGGCATCGTCTGGGTGGCCATGGTGTTGACCTACTACGTGGATGAGCATGAGAATTGCCCGGAGATGAAGCTCTTCTTCAACTATGGAGCCGGCTTCGCGCTCTTCGTGATCGCCTGGTGCCTGGACATCATCAACATCGTCTTCTTGATGATCCGGTGCGATGATCAGAGGGTTGATGCGAATGAGCATCCGGAGCTGTTGACACGGccgggaggggaggaggtgaagtGA
- a CDS encoding amastin-like protein, translating into MDRPCCRVGFSMYCVLQVIAFIFILVGTLVDQFRVQNVSVLSNKPCLTIWGFKDKCVSLSWSVSTKDWWKGCPQRLKRFNAAEALSIAAVLISALASLIGFFMLCYCRCLRWFCLILNILATGCGCAITALMIDAFYNNHEGGLQQYNNSCYALRQEGSVIYPPAMTDGNPVATNYNYGAGFAIYIAGWGLCFINILFLMLPY; encoded by the coding sequence ATGGACCGCCCTTGTTGCCGCGTCGGCTTTTCCATGTACTGCGTTCTACAGGTCATTGCCTTCATCTTCATTCTTGTGGGAACCCTGGTTGACCAATTCCGCGTACAGAACGTGAGTGTGCTCAGCAACAAACCGTGTCTGACGATATGGGGCTTCAAGGACAAGTGCGTCTCTCTCAGCTGGAGTGTCTCGACAAAGGACTGGTGGAAGGGCTGCCCTCAGCGCCTGAAGCGCTTCAATGCGGCGGAGGCTCTGAGCATTGCTGCTGTCCTCATCAGTGCTCTGGCGAGCCTCATTGGATTTTTCATGTTGTGctactgccgctgcctgcgcTGGTTTTGCCTGATTCTCAACATTCTGGCCACCGGCTGTGGCTGTGCCATCACTGCGCTCATGATCGACGCCTTCTACAACAACCATGAGGGAGGCCTTCAGCAGTACAACAACTCCTGCTACGCGCTCCGCCAGGAGGGCTCCGTCATTTATCCCCCGGCCATGACAGATGGCAATCCAGTGGCCACCAACTACAACTACGGTGCCGGCTTTGCCATTTACATTGCCGGCTGGGGCCTCTGCTTCATCAACATCCTTTTCCTGATGCTGCCGTACTAA